A portion of the Deinococcus peraridilitoris DSM 19664 genome contains these proteins:
- a CDS encoding S1C family serine protease: MKQTRSRVLTALASALLLTAPLAAAQSAPAAPANRTSSTQAQNAAARVPAEVYQKNRAAAFRIEQRDDNGELDGIGTGYFINKDGLALTAYHVVFGAKNLRARTLSGEVLPVKVVGYDDGNDIAVVQVEVKKDVPFLPLAAEAPKTGDAALAIGNGGGRFLRAEYGNLQRLSVEAGRADFPSGTFELDAQLVPGDSGGPIINAKGEAIGVVSYIQVGSASGQGARSSARGMQIISYAVPVSRESTLVAALTKGEKRDAPVIGIRGGTDLRDEAFVPTGLGPKPGVVFFEVTPGSPAAKAGLRPIETLQQPRSPNDYPKLRGDVILAVDGKSVRDFTDLLTQVRARKVGDTVTLTVQRGEETVQLKMTLEGRAQVQMNR; this comes from the coding sequence GTGAAACAAACCCGCTCGCGTGTGTTGACCGCGCTCGCCTCGGCCCTGCTGCTCACCGCACCTTTGGCCGCCGCGCAAAGCGCTCCTGCTGCTCCCGCCAACCGCACCTCCAGCACCCAGGCCCAGAACGCGGCGGCCAGAGTTCCGGCTGAGGTGTACCAAAAGAACCGCGCGGCCGCCTTTCGCATCGAGCAGCGTGATGACAATGGGGAACTCGATGGGATTGGCACCGGCTACTTCATCAACAAGGATGGTCTGGCGCTGACCGCCTATCACGTGGTCTTCGGGGCCAAGAATTTGCGTGCGCGCACCCTTTCCGGTGAGGTGCTGCCGGTCAAGGTCGTCGGTTACGATGACGGCAACGACATTGCCGTCGTGCAGGTCGAGGTCAAGAAAGACGTGCCCTTTTTGCCGCTGGCCGCCGAAGCGCCCAAGACCGGTGACGCTGCCCTCGCGATCGGCAACGGTGGCGGACGCTTCCTGCGGGCCGAATACGGCAACCTGCAGCGCCTGAGCGTCGAAGCCGGACGGGCCGACTTCCCCAGCGGCACCTTCGAACTCGATGCGCAACTGGTCCCGGGCGACTCGGGCGGACCGATCATCAACGCGAAGGGCGAGGCCATCGGCGTGGTGAGTTACATCCAGGTCGGGAGCGCGTCCGGGCAAGGTGCGCGGAGCAGCGCTCGTGGCATGCAGATCATCTCGTACGCCGTGCCCGTCTCACGGGAAAGCACCCTGGTCGCCGCACTGACCAAGGGCGAGAAACGCGACGCGCCAGTGATCGGTATCCGGGGCGGCACCGACCTGCGCGACGAAGCCTTCGTGCCCACCGGCCTGGGGCCCAAGCCCGGCGTGGTGTTTTTCGAAGTGACGCCCGGCAGCCCGGCCGCCAAGGCGGGACTGCGCCCCATCGAAACGCTGCAGCAGCCGCGCAGCCCCAACGACTATCCCAAGCTGCGTGGCGACGTGATTCTGGCCGTGGACGGCAAGAGCGTGCGTGACTTTACCGACCTGCTGACCCAGGTACGCGCCCGCAAGGTCGGGGACACCGTCACGCTGACCGTACAGCGCGGCGAGGAAACCGTGCAGCTGAAGATGACCCTGGAAGGGCGCGCCCAGGTCCAGATGAACCGCTGA